The following proteins come from a genomic window of Proteinivorax hydrogeniformans:
- a CDS encoding SHOCT domain-containing protein, translated as MEITKITKEQNPLAVSGRKPISHEQLQREFDYHRGEKVLRKMLEKELISQEEFSKIMLLNRKSYSPILAQLMPDKP; from the coding sequence ATGGAAATTACAAAGATCACTAAAGAGCAAAACCCACTGGCGGTTTCAGGCCGAAAGCCTATCAGTCATGAACAGCTTCAAAGAGAATTTGATTATCATCGGGGTGAAAAAGTTCTTCGTAAGATGCTAGAAAAGGAGCTTATATCCCAAGAAGAATTTAGTAAAATCATGCTTTTAAATCGGAAATCTTACTCCCCTATTTTAGCACAGCTAATGCCTGATAAACCTTGA
- a CDS encoding LamG-like jellyroll fold domain-containing protein, which translates to MSRKWEKSDGKFVVIKFDKALTNEFKDKTLNNDAFTITGTEFKHVNDPLIDKDYPLKKVDAVPLWSEENISLEENPRKEEKSLFFQGNNHISIPFIEKYSTDNLRVKARIMTNTTSGNQRIVNTSNDNAWALYIFNGQPRVNIYGEQHGGPNGDYFKRYKFHDIEFSYKKGEVDIFFDGEKVYSFTTTNKVLKPTNGIEIGKRDDGNYFDGIISNVEIWTNDTLVGHWKIDEEAGDTAFDLINNNDGVIDRPTWYYNVFEPFWGSFSYNINTQGQLTVSTSDSERCVLTNPKEYKDGEILIKAKTESKSNNQIRAHLRAKGDSGDEQGYFAEVYGGDDIIRIVSYTPSTNTLVSKDYPWDTDVYYWIRFQALGNQLRAKIWPDDNKEPDNWMLEVEDDQYEKGKFGIGYFTSTGRKTFDHISFLEGDGVYKPTKEVQTKAIESEHPCMFKIEKSEPENTKVDSFISFDKTNWQPINSGEVIDDKTFYLKFILSTEKTLITPTLKSTALADNLKIVLETKDLSTERFQNVKGELTVSYDASKGNLTGEFGSVESFTENFKPEGLKRLSNPNLTENINVSTDYFLEFIKVKYKGVPAEKETITAKAINLDLDFIHIDVINP; encoded by the coding sequence ATGAGTAGAAAATGGGAAAAATCAGATGGCAAGTTTGTGGTTATAAAGTTTGATAAAGCCCTTACAAATGAATTTAAAGATAAAACCCTAAACAATGATGCTTTTACTATAACAGGAACAGAGTTTAAGCATGTAAACGATCCATTGATTGACAAAGATTATCCACTTAAAAAAGTTGACGCTGTACCGTTATGGTCAGAAGAAAATATAAGCTTAGAGGAAAATCCCCGTAAAGAAGAAAAATCACTATTTTTTCAAGGAAACAACCATATCAGCATCCCCTTTATTGAAAAGTACAGTACTGACAACCTAAGGGTTAAGGCTCGCATTATGACAAACACAACTAGCGGTAACCAAAGAATAGTAAATACGTCAAATGATAATGCTTGGGCGCTTTATATATTTAACGGTCAACCTAGAGTAAACATATATGGCGAGCAACATGGTGGACCAAATGGGGACTACTTCAAGCGCTACAAATTTCATGATATAGAGTTTAGTTACAAAAAGGGTGAAGTGGATATATTCTTTGACGGTGAAAAAGTATATTCCTTTACCACTACTAACAAAGTATTAAAGCCTACAAACGGAATTGAAATCGGTAAACGTGATGACGGTAACTACTTTGATGGCATAATCTCAAATGTTGAAATCTGGACAAATGACACTTTAGTTGGTCACTGGAAGATTGATGAAGAAGCAGGTGACACAGCTTTTGATCTTATAAACAATAACGATGGGGTTATAGATAGACCAACATGGTATTATAACGTTTTTGAGCCTTTTTGGGGCTCTTTTTCTTATAATATAAACACTCAGGGCCAATTAACTGTTAGCACAAGTGATTCAGAAAGATGTGTTTTAACAAACCCCAAAGAATATAAAGACGGTGAAATTTTAATTAAGGCAAAGACGGAAAGTAAATCGAATAACCAAATAAGGGCGCATTTAAGAGCAAAAGGGGACTCTGGTGACGAACAAGGATATTTTGCAGAAGTTTACGGTGGAGATGACATTATCCGTATAGTATCTTATACGCCAAGTACAAACACTCTAGTTTCTAAAGATTATCCATGGGACACAGATGTTTATTATTGGATTAGATTTCAAGCCTTAGGTAACCAATTAAGAGCTAAAATTTGGCCAGACGATAATAAAGAGCCGGATAACTGGATGTTAGAAGTTGAAGATGATCAATATGAGAAAGGTAAGTTTGGTATAGGGTATTTTACATCGACAGGAAGAAAAACCTTTGATCACATCTCATTTTTAGAAGGCGATGGAGTGTACAAGCCTACTAAAGAAGTACAGACAAAGGCGATAGAATCTGAACACCCCTGTATGTTTAAGATAGAAAAAAGTGAGCCGGAAAATACAAAGGTAGACTCTTTTATCTCTTTTGACAAAACTAACTGGCAACCTATAAATAGCGGCGAAGTAATAGATGACAAAACCTTTTATTTAAAGTTTATCTTATCTACAGAAAAAACTTTGATTACACCAACTCTAAAAAGTACTGCTTTAGCTGATAACTTAAAGATAGTTTTAGAAACTAAGGATTTAAGCACAGAAAGATTTCAAAATGTTAAGGGTGAGCTTACAGTTTCATATGACGCTTCAAAAGGTAATTTAACAGGCGAGTTTGGAAGTGTTGAAAGTTTTACTGAAAACTTTAAGCCAGAAGGTTTAAAGCGCCTCTCAAACCCTAATCTCACTGAAAATATAAATGTATCAACAGACTATTTCCTTGAATTTATTAAAGTTAAGTATAAAGGTGTGCCTGCAGAGAAAGAAACAATAACAGCAAAGGCGATAAACTTAGATTTAGACTTTATCCATATAGATGTGATTAACCCATAG
- a CDS encoding recombinase family protein, which produces MRKVTKIQENESVAAKKTKLRVAAYARVSTDNVKQLVSLDVQKHHYETYIKANSDWDFVGIYYDEGISGTKKENRAELQRLIKDCEERKIDFIITKSISRFARNTTDCLELVRKLTNIGVFIYFEKENINTQYMDSELMLSILSSLAENESISISENSKWAIKRRFKNGTYKISYPPYGYDYVDGSMVVNQKQAEVVKRIFTDALSGKGTERIAQELNSDGVPTKKGGQWRANTIRGILQNEKYTGDLLMQKTYTDETFTRRRNRGELDQYFIENHHEAIISHTDFEAANEAIKQRGKEKGVKKDCSKYLNRYPLSTKVICGECGSTFKRRIHSSKRNKYIAWCCSKHISNIEKCSMIYIREDRIHEAFILMMNKLIYSYKVMLRPLLQSLKSTDYAVNINQAQAIESKIEENAEQLKVLVNLMTKGYLEPALFNSQKNELIEEAKNLKEKKDMLYRSINGEVNRVTELEQLIKYVSRTDAILEFDEDRFEQFVDRIIAFSPTEIGFELKCGITLRERMKR; this is translated from the coding sequence GTGAGAAAGGTGACAAAAATACAAGAAAACGAAAGTGTGGCGGCTAAAAAAACCAAGCTTCGTGTTGCGGCCTATGCCAGGGTCTCAACAGACAATGTAAAACAGCTGGTCAGCCTTGATGTGCAAAAGCACCACTATGAAACTTATATTAAAGCAAACTCTGACTGGGATTTTGTAGGGATATATTATGATGAAGGTATTTCAGGAACTAAAAAGGAAAACCGAGCAGAGCTTCAGAGACTCATTAAAGATTGTGAGGAGCGAAAAATTGACTTCATCATAACGAAATCAATTAGTAGATTTGCAAGAAACACAACGGATTGCTTAGAGCTTGTCAGAAAGTTGACTAACATTGGGGTATTTATTTATTTCGAGAAGGAAAACATCAATACACAGTATATGGACAGCGAGTTGATGCTAAGCATTTTAAGTAGCCTAGCAGAAAACGAATCAATCTCAATTTCAGAGAATAGCAAATGGGCCATTAAAAGAAGGTTTAAAAATGGAACCTATAAGATTTCCTACCCGCCCTATGGGTATGACTATGTAGATGGAAGCATGGTCGTAAATCAAAAGCAGGCTGAGGTCGTCAAACGAATCTTTACAGATGCGTTATCGGGAAAGGGTACTGAACGGATCGCTCAAGAACTAAATTCTGATGGGGTGCCCACAAAAAAGGGTGGCCAATGGAGAGCAAACACGATCCGGGGCATTCTTCAAAATGAAAAGTATACTGGAGATTTGCTCATGCAAAAAACTTATACCGATGAGACTTTTACCAGGCGAAGAAATAGAGGTGAATTGGATCAGTACTTTATAGAAAACCACCACGAAGCCATCATCAGTCATACTGATTTTGAAGCTGCAAATGAAGCAATCAAACAGCGGGGAAAAGAAAAAGGGGTCAAAAAAGACTGCAGTAAATATTTAAACCGCTATCCTCTTTCAACAAAAGTTATATGCGGTGAATGTGGCAGCACCTTCAAAAGAAGAATTCACAGTTCAAAAAGAAATAAGTATATCGCATGGTGCTGTTCCAAACATATCTCAAATATTGAAAAATGTTCCATGATTTACATTAGAGAAGACAGAATTCATGAAGCTTTTATACTAATGATGAATAAACTGATCTACTCCTATAAAGTAATGCTAAGACCACTTCTTCAAAGTTTAAAGTCCACAGATTATGCGGTTAATATTAATCAAGCGCAGGCAATTGAGTCGAAAATCGAAGAAAACGCTGAACAGCTTAAAGTGCTAGTAAATCTTATGACGAAAGGGTATCTGGAGCCTGCTCTTTTTAATAGTCAAAAGAATGAGCTAATCGAAGAAGCTAAAAATCTAAAAGAGAAAAAGGATATGCTCTATCGGTCAATCAATGGTGAAGTAAATAGAGTGACCGAGCTGGAACAGCTTATAAAATATGTTTCAAGAACTGATGCCATCCTAGAATTTGATGAGGACCGATTTGAACAGTTTGTTGATAGAATTATTGCCTTTTCACCAACTGAAATAGGTTTTGAGCTAAAATGCGGCATTACACTGAGAGAAAGGATGAAAAGATAA
- a CDS encoding phage holin family protein — protein MKEILTYAQIAFAAVGGYVGWFLGGVDGFLYALIAFVVVDYILGVMCAIVERHLSSDIGAKGIFQKVVIFVLVGIANVIDSNVIGDGGAIRTAVIFFYLSNEGISITENATRLGLPVPEKLVEVLEQLKEGEGKDDVK, from the coding sequence ATGAAGGAAATACTGACCTACGCTCAAATCGCATTTGCTGCAGTCGGCGGTTATGTCGGGTGGTTTTTAGGGGGAGTTGATGGCTTTTTGTATGCCTTAATAGCCTTTGTAGTTGTGGATTATATTTTAGGTGTGATGTGCGCTATAGTTGAAAGGCATCTCTCAAGCGATATAGGTGCTAAGGGGATATTTCAAAAGGTAGTTATTTTTGTACTTGTAGGGATTGCCAATGTAATCGACAGCAACGTAATTGGTGATGGAGGTGCTATCCGCACGGCTGTCATCTTTTTTTATCTTTCCAATGAAGGAATTAGCATCACAGAAAATGCAACAAGACTTGGTCTGCCAGTACCAGAAAAACTGGTAGAGGTCTTAGAACAACTTAAAGAAGGAGAGGGTAAGGATGACGTTAAGTAA
- a CDS encoding N-acetylmuramoyl-L-alanine amidase, translated as MTLSNLKTKFMTRNDCYTAGRTITPKGIMVHSTATPGVMAGSWFSRWNKSYRAGEINRQVCVHAFLDDKEIWQYLPWNHRGWHAGGAANNTHIGFEICEPAGHSFRGATMVGYDVKKNEAYFRAAWKNAVDLCVFLCKKHGLTEKDIIGHAEGHRQGIASNHADPDHWFPKHGESMDSFRAAVKIGLKNPKNEDFYVGDIVKIKDAANRYYPNGPQIPSWVKSTNHKITQNRSNGKTVLRGGRKAVLLGKKIHKRTGDESPGIMTWVDKEILELVDVEKEEKGAAPEKLYRVQVGAFGKEENAKALMDRLQKAGFDAYMRYE; from the coding sequence ATGACGTTAAGTAATTTAAAAACTAAATTTATGACTAGAAATGATTGCTATACAGCAGGTAGAACCATTACACCGAAAGGCATCATGGTTCATTCCACAGCAACACCGGGAGTGATGGCAGGTTCCTGGTTTAGTAGGTGGAATAAATCCTACAGAGCCGGAGAGATTAACAGGCAGGTTTGTGTTCATGCCTTTTTAGATGATAAAGAGATATGGCAGTACCTGCCTTGGAACCATAGGGGGTGGCATGCAGGAGGAGCTGCGAATAATACCCACATTGGTTTTGAGATTTGTGAACCTGCAGGACATTCATTTCGAGGTGCTACCATGGTTGGCTATGACGTAAAGAAAAATGAAGCCTATTTTAGAGCTGCTTGGAAAAATGCAGTAGATTTATGTGTATTTTTATGCAAAAAGCACGGCTTAACTGAGAAAGATATCATTGGTCACGCTGAAGGTCACAGGCAGGGAATTGCCAGCAATCATGCAGACCCCGATCATTGGTTTCCTAAGCATGGAGAGAGTATGGACAGTTTTAGAGCTGCTGTGAAGATAGGGTTAAAAAATCCTAAAAATGAAGATTTTTATGTAGGAGATATTGTGAAAATCAAAGACGCTGCAAATCGTTATTATCCTAATGGGCCCCAAATTCCGTCTTGGGTAAAAAGCACGAATCATAAAATCACCCAAAATCGCTCGAACGGAAAAACAGTCTTAAGAGGTGGTAGAAAGGCGGTACTGCTAGGAAAGAAAATCCACAAGCGTACAGGGGACGAATCACCGGGCATTATGACATGGGTTGATAAAGAGATTTTAGAACTGGTGGATGTGGAAAAAGAAGAAAAAGGGGCAGCACCGGAAAAACTATATCGAGTTCAAGTGGGTGCTTTTGGCAAAGAGGAAAATGCAAAGGCATTAATGGACCGCTTGCAAAAAGCAGGGTTTGATGCGTATATGAGGTATGAATGA